The region CGACCGCCGAAGTGCTCATTTCGGGCCGGCAGAAAGGACGGATCAGCATGGACATGGCGGGATCGAGCCGCACGGAGACCGCAGACGTGGAGTCGCACGGGCTCCAGACCTCCGTGGGAGCCGCCGCCGGTGCCATGTTCAATATCAGCCGTACGGTGGGCCTCTACGTCGAACCGGGCATCAGCCACTACTTCGAAAACAGCAACCAGCCGGCCAGCTACCGCACGGAACACCCCACGGGTTTCAACCTGCGGGCAGGTATCCGCTTTACCTTCCGGTAGCGGATTCCGGAAAATTTTGGCTATCTTGCTGCGGTTTCCCGACGGGAAACCGCAGATTTTTTTGATCGGATATGGAAAAATTCATCATGGCGGACGGCTGCGCCACGCGCGTCCGGGACAATCGCGGGGAGGAACCCGCCATCGTGCTGCTGCACGGCTATCTGGAGTCGATCGAGGTGTGGGACGAATTCATACCCCTGCTCTCCCCTCCCTTCCGGGTCGTGGCGCCGGACCTGCCGGGGCACGGCATTTCGGAGGTGAAAGGGAAGGTCCACTCCATGGAATTCGAAGCCGATGTCGTCCACTCCGTTCTCACCGGGCTCGGCGTGAAACGCTGCTGCGTGGTGGGCCACTCCATGGGCGGCTACGTGGCGCTGGAATTTCTCCGCAAATATCCGGAGATGCTGTCGGGAATCATCCTGCTGCACTCCACGCCCAATCCCGATTCCGAGACCAAGCGCGAACAGCGGCAGCGGGAGATCGAGCTGGTGGAGGCGGGCCGGAAAGACCTGCTGGCCCGCATGACCCCGGACAAGGGGTTCGCGGCGGAGAACCGGTCCCGCATGGCCGGCAGGATCGGAGAGCTCGCCGACCAGATCCTGCTGACCGAGGACGAGGGGATCACGGCGCTCCTGCGCGGCATGTGCGGGCGGGCCGATGCGAACGGGACCCTGCGCGACAGCCCGGTCCCGCAGCTCTTCATCCTGGGACGCGGAGACGAATACATCACCGCGCCGGTTGCCGAAAAGATGATCGCCGGCCATCCGCAGGCCCGGGTGGCATGGATGGAGCACTCCGGACACATGAGCTTCCTGGAAGAGCCCGAAAAATGCGCGGAGATCATCCGGACATTCGTCCGCGAAACGGGCGGCACCCGCACGGACAGCGCCTCCGGACAAAAATAAACACTCACGCACGCTGTTTCCCGGCCGGTGCGCTTCGGGACGGAAAAAAGTGCGGGCGACCCGAAGACCGCCCGCACCCCACCTTAATCCAATATGTTGCTATTCCACAGATGTGGCGATCTGATCGAGCCGCAGCGCGGACTCGGGAGCCGTGGCCGGAGCGTTCAGCTTGAACGTACCGGTGTCGGAATGGGTCTGACCGTCGTACCCCTCCCACGTGAGGCGTACGGGCAGTTCGGTCTTGCCCTCGGGCACCAGCGGCACCATGTCGAAGGAGACGTAGCCGAACCCGCGATAAGCCTGCGGATCGCTGTACGCGTTGTGGCGCAGGGTCAGGAAGACGGAGTCGCCGCTGATGCGTGCGTCGTCCTGCACCAAGTTGATGAAGTGGGTCCCCCCGCCGTGCAGGATTTCGAACGTGATGTTCAGGAACCCGCCGCCGAACCACGCTTCGGCCACGTCGATGGGATCATGTCCGATGCTGTCCTCGCGCACCTCCTCGTCCTCGTCGATGAAACTCTGTTTCACGACATCCTTCGACAGCACATCGTAGAGCATGTTCAGCCGCACGTAGTAGTCTTTCGTACCGTCCATTCTGGGCGAGTCGCCCAGAATGGTATAGTTGGCGATCACGCGCTGGCCGTCCTTCACGGGCCACCCGGGAACCAGGTTGGCCGAAAGCAGCAGACGCGAGCCGTTGTCCAGCCGGATCGTGTAGTCCCGCACGTAGTCGTCGCCGTTGCCCTCGATCACGCCGTAGCTGATCCAGAACTTGTCGAGGCTGTACCCGTCATCGTCGTCGCACGCACTGAACCCCGCAGCGAGCAGGCCCAGCACCAATGAAATTTTCAGTAAACGTTTCATAATCGTTTTTTATTAAACCTATTCTTTTTTTGCCGTTTTCAGAGGATAGATGCACCCCGGCGGAAAAACGTTGCACGGGGGGCAAAAAGTATTTGCAGGATATTTGTTGGGAACCACTCTCGCGGATATTATGAAAAATTTCGTACATTTGCGGACTTAACACTTATTGTACTGATTTTATGAACGAACTGATCGACACCATCGTCGGTGCCATACAGGATAAGAAGGGAAAGAACGTCGTGGCGCTCGACCTGTCGGATTTCGACGGGGCCATCACCTCCGCTTTCGTGATCTGCAACGCCGACTCGACCACGCAGGTGGCCGCCATCGCCGCGGGCGTGGAGGAGAAGGTGGAAGAGACCCTCGGCCAGAAGGTGTGGCGCGTGGAGGGGCTGAACAACAGCCTGTGGGTGGTCATGGACTACGGCGACGTGATGGTGCACATTTTCCAGACCGAACTGCGCGACTTCTACAAACTGGAGGAGTTGTGGGCCGACGCACCCGCGACCGCCTACCGGGAGGAGGAATAGCGGCCGGGGACCGGGGAAACAACATATTCGGGAAATTCCCGTTTACCGGTTAGACCGACATTAACTTAACACATTAAGAAGAGAGCCGATGGCTACACAACCGAACAACATACCGAAGCCGGGAGGCTTCCGGAAGCCGAAATTCAACATATTCTGGGGATACGGACTGATCGCCCTCATCCTGATCGTCTGGTCGCTCATGGGCACGGGCGCCGCCCCGGCCACCTCCAACTGGAACGTGGTGAAGGAGATGATCCAGCAGGGCGACGTACAGAAGATCGTGGTAATCAACAAGGAGACCGCCGAAGTCTACCTCACCCCCGCCGCCGTGGAGAAATACGCGAAGGAGAAGGAGTACCGGACGATTCCCCGCACCGGAGCGCAGCTGACCTTCAACATCGGTTCGCTGGACTATTTCCAGACCGATTTCGAAAACACGATCGCCCAAAAGGGGCAGGACGTGCCGCTCATGTTCGAGAGCCGCCGCAACGTGTGGGCCGACATGCTCACCACGATCCTCCCCTTCGCGCTGATCATCGGCGTGTGGATACTGATCATGCGCAGCATGTCGCGCAACGGAGGCGGCGCCAACGGAGGCATCTTCAACGTGGGCAAGGCCAAGGCACAGGTGTTCGACAAGGACAGCATGGTCAAGACCACGTTCAAGGACGTGGCCGGACTGGAAGAGGCCAAGGTGGAGATCATGGAGATCGTGGACTTCCTCAAAAACCCGCAGAAATACCGCGACCTGGGCGGCAAGATTCCCAAGGGAGCGCTGCTGGTCGGTCCTCCGGGAACGGGCAAGACCCTGTTGGCCAAAGCCGTGGCGGGGGAGGCCAACGTGCCGTTCTTCTCGATCAGCGGCTCGGATTTCGTGGAGATGTTCGTGGGCGTGGGCGCCTCCCGCGTGCGCGACCTCTTCCGCCAGGCGAAGGAGAAGGCTCCCTGCATCGTCTTCATCGACGAGATCGACGCCATCGGCCGGGCCCGCGGCAAGAACGCCGGATTCTCGTCGAACGACGAACGGGAGAACACGCTGAACCAGTTGCTGACCGAAATGGATGGCTTCGGCACCAACGCCGGGGTCATCATCCTGGCCGCCACCAACCGGGTGGACATCCTGGACAAGGCTCTGTTGCGGGCCGGACGGTTCGACCGGCAGATCGAAGTGGGGCTGCCCGACGTGAAGGAGCGCGAGGAGATTTTCGAAGTGCACCTGCGCAACCTGAAGCTCGTGCCCAACCTCGACCGCTCGTTCCTGGCCAAACAGACACCCGGATTCTCGGGAGCCGACATCGCCAACGTCTGCAACGAGGCGGCCCTGATCGCGGCCCGCGGCAACAAGAAGGCGGTGGACCGGGAGGACTTCCTGGCCGCCATCGACCGGATCGTGGGCGGTCTGGAGAAGAAGAACAAGATCATCACCAAGGAGGAGAAGCGTACCATCGCCTACCACGAGGCGGGTCACGCCACCGTCAGCTGGATTCTGGAGAACGCCAATCCGCTGATCAAGGTGACGATCATCCCGCGCGGCAAGGCGCTCGGCGCCGCCTGGTACCTGCCCGAAGAGCGGCAGATCACCACGCGCGAACAGCTGATGGACGAAATGGCCTCCATCCTGGGCGGGCGCGCCTCGGAGGAGATGAATTTCGGCACCATATCGACCGGAGCCCTCAACGACCTGGAACGCGCCACGAAACAGGCCTATGCCATGGTCGCCTACTTCGGCATGAGCGGCAAGGTGGGCAACATGAGTTACTACGACTCCACAGGCCAGAGCGACATGGCGCTGACCAAACCGTACAGCGAAAAAACGGCGCAGGAGATCGACCAGGAGGCCCGTGCCGTGATCGACGAGGCGTACAAAATGGCACAGGAGGTGCTG is a window of Gallalistipes aquisgranensis DNA encoding:
- a CDS encoding alpha/beta fold hydrolase; this translates as MEKFIMADGCATRVRDNRGEEPAIVLLHGYLESIEVWDEFIPLLSPPFRVVAPDLPGHGISEVKGKVHSMEFEADVVHSVLTGLGVKRCCVVGHSMGGYVALEFLRKYPEMLSGIILLHSTPNPDSETKREQRQREIELVEAGRKDLLARMTPDKGFAAENRSRMAGRIGELADQILLTEDEGITALLRGMCGRADANGTLRDSPVPQLFILGRGDEYITAPVAEKMIAGHPQARVAWMEHSGHMSFLEEPEKCAEIIRTFVRETGGTRTDSASGQK
- a CDS encoding NigD1/NigD2 family lipoprotein, which encodes MKRLLKISLVLGLLAAGFSACDDDDGYSLDKFWISYGVIEGNGDDYVRDYTIRLDNGSRLLLSANLVPGWPVKDGQRVIANYTILGDSPRMDGTKDYYVRLNMLYDVLSKDVVKQSFIDEDEEVREDSIGHDPIDVAEAWFGGGFLNITFEILHGGGTHFINLVQDDARISGDSVFLTLRHNAYSDPQAYRGFGYVSFDMVPLVPEGKTELPVRLTWEGYDGQTHSDTGTFKLNAPATAPESALRLDQIATSVE
- the rsfS gene encoding ribosome silencing factor, producing the protein MNELIDTIVGAIQDKKGKNVVALDLSDFDGAITSAFVICNADSTTQVAAIAAGVEEKVEETLGQKVWRVEGLNNSLWVVMDYGDVMVHIFQTELRDFYKLEELWADAPATAYREEE
- the ftsH gene encoding ATP-dependent zinc metalloprotease FtsH, coding for MATQPNNIPKPGGFRKPKFNIFWGYGLIALILIVWSLMGTGAAPATSNWNVVKEMIQQGDVQKIVVINKETAEVYLTPAAVEKYAKEKEYRTIPRTGAQLTFNIGSLDYFQTDFENTIAQKGQDVPLMFESRRNVWADMLTTILPFALIIGVWILIMRSMSRNGGGANGGIFNVGKAKAQVFDKDSMVKTTFKDVAGLEEAKVEIMEIVDFLKNPQKYRDLGGKIPKGALLVGPPGTGKTLLAKAVAGEANVPFFSISGSDFVEMFVGVGASRVRDLFRQAKEKAPCIVFIDEIDAIGRARGKNAGFSSNDERENTLNQLLTEMDGFGTNAGVIILAATNRVDILDKALLRAGRFDRQIEVGLPDVKEREEIFEVHLRNLKLVPNLDRSFLAKQTPGFSGADIANVCNEAALIAARGNKKAVDREDFLAAIDRIVGGLEKKNKIITKEEKRTIAYHEAGHATVSWILENANPLIKVTIIPRGKALGAAWYLPEERQITTREQLMDEMASILGGRASEEMNFGTISTGALNDLERATKQAYAMVAYFGMSGKVGNMSYYDSTGQSDMALTKPYSEKTAQEIDQEARAVIDEAYKMAQEVLTTHREGLTRLAELLLEREVIFTDDLVKIFGKRKKDIQKEAEEAAARAEEEKNKSGQETASSETGTAKTPAPTAPQPAAETETSAARGDSPEKDGTHASSARSRTTPPPPPVPKKPEVKENELFPDESDGQ